The following are encoded together in the Candidatus Woesebacteria bacterium genome:
- a CDS encoding M23 family metallopeptidase → MAKDQENQRPSTTGQIAGSAAKTVTKKVVTKAATKATVRAAGQALGSLAPGVGNAIAAVAAEIAGELIARMVNAMQKFSKDARDLLGGLALASAHAFSITLSILAAVGVALASPIIIVFVIIPIAVSIILFIINSGAWVVPPWSGQSDPFLVDSAFIEVSKTASITNIPNENLPWTVQYTVSIIAERSVLTDINIEYRCYVSKRQGTPPSCPPINPGLPTPPQEISPGTPFVFTYSQAFPDSTSYYDTAVTDIITITATAEGLTGESSQASATVRIGNAPDECLGPAANPNTRPSATGVIASGNYYFPMAEYGRLGYDCYHHDGNLAVDIGVQGNPGDAHLPLLAYTSGRIYLTLQTAAGGNGVFLAGDDGRNYYYAHTCDIYSKVGDFVQAGEVIATSDNTGNSTAEHLHFAINNGSLNFPGGDGTICPQTDFEQKFGLGVCPNYSTNCVIP, encoded by the coding sequence ATGGCAAAAGATCAGGAAAATCAAAGACCAAGTACTACTGGACAAATTGCCGGAAGCGCCGCCAAAACAGTCACCAAAAAAGTTGTAACCAAGGCAGCCACCAAAGCAACAGTAAGAGCGGCTGGACAAGCCTTGGGAAGTTTAGCTCCCGGGGTAGGAAATGCGATCGCCGCTGTTGCCGCTGAGATAGCCGGAGAATTAATCGCTCGCATGGTTAACGCTATGCAAAAATTCAGTAAAGATGCACGCGATCTACTCGGTGGATTGGCTCTGGCATCAGCACACGCGTTTTCCATAACATTAAGTATTTTAGCGGCGGTTGGTGTCGCCCTTGCGTCGCCGATTATCATCGTTTTTGTAATTATCCCCATTGCCGTATCGATAATTCTGTTTATTATCAATTCCGGCGCATGGGTTGTACCACCGTGGAGTGGACAATCAGATCCGTTCCTTGTCGATTCAGCGTTTATTGAAGTTAGTAAAACAGCAAGTATCACAAATATACCTAATGAGAATTTACCTTGGACTGTTCAGTACACCGTCTCGATAATAGCAGAGAGATCGGTTCTTACAGACATCAACATCGAATACCGATGTTATGTTTCAAAACGACAAGGAACCCCTCCCTCCTGTCCCCCAATTAATCCAGGCTTACCTACACCACCTCAGGAAATTTCCCCTGGGACACCTTTTGTATTTACTTATAGTCAAGCATTTCCAGACAGCACCAGCTACTACGACACAGCGGTGACCGATATAATTACAATTACAGCAACAGCAGAAGGATTAACAGGAGAATCATCACAAGCCTCAGCAACTGTAAGAATTGGTAATGCTCCCGATGAATGTTTGGGTCCGGCAGCTAATCCTAACACAAGACCAAGTGCCACCGGAGTCATTGCCTCGGGTAACTACTACTTCCCAATGGCTGAATATGGTAGACTTGGTTACGATTGTTATCACCACGACGGTAATCTAGCTGTTGACATAGGGGTACAGGGCAACCCTGGAGATGCACATTTGCCACTACTTGCATACACCAGTGGACGAATTTATTTAACATTACAAACAGCAGCAGGAGGAAATGGCGTGTTTCTTGCAGGTGACGATGGAAGAAATTACTATTATGCTCATACGTGCGATATTTACTCTAAGGTCGGTGATTTTGTTCAAGCAGGAGAAGTCATCGCCACCTCAGACAACACCGGCAATTCAACAGCGGAGCATTTACACTTTGCCATAAATAATGGTTCACTAAATTTTCCCGGTGGAGACGGAACGATTTGCCCTCAAACAGACTTTGAACAAAAATTCGGTTTGGGCGTCTGCCCTAATTACTCGACAAACTGTGTTATACCATGA
- a CDS encoding PrgI family protein — translation MSVEFEVQHPIPQEITSYQFRLVGDMTLKQFFQVAAGALIALLLYSTNLLTFIKLPLMLISFLFGIALAFFPFEDRPLEKWLILFVKSIYSPTIFTWIKTKPLSFFASDAEMMETLAQNQTPAQIQQQMSQKVPSEPTESAMAPVGIQVEATKALSGLETTEKQFLVKISEHFGNTNQPVMPTNTDTIKVPLATPTPVSSNAINQKATQPLIDHAVNITVSDNDVAKATTTVTGSLASQANSFVKQAVFSSESAPPIPPTQPNILVGQVMDGAGKIISGAILEIRDEDNRPVRALKSNTLGHFGIVTPLPSGTYEIITEKEGLMFDPVKLNVTGSLIDPIAITATNSNLTN, via the coding sequence ATGTCAGTAGAATTCGAAGTCCAGCATCCAATTCCGCAAGAAATTACCTCCTATCAATTTAGGCTTGTTGGTGACATGACCTTAAAACAATTTTTTCAAGTAGCAGCGGGTGCACTGATTGCACTGCTCCTGTATTCGACAAATTTACTCACCTTCATAAAACTTCCACTCATGCTAATTTCATTCCTCTTTGGGATTGCTTTGGCTTTTTTCCCGTTCGAGGACAGACCGCTTGAAAAGTGGTTAATATTATTTGTTAAATCGATTTATTCACCAACTATTTTTACATGGATAAAAACAAAACCGCTTTCCTTTTTTGCCTCCGACGCCGAAATGATGGAAACATTGGCACAAAACCAAACTCCGGCTCAAATCCAACAACAAATGTCGCAGAAAGTACCTTCCGAGCCCACAGAGTCTGCAATGGCGCCAGTAGGTATTCAAGTGGAGGCAACCAAAGCATTGTCGGGACTTGAAACAACAGAGAAACAATTTTTAGTTAAAATATCGGAGCATTTCGGTAACACCAATCAACCGGTAATGCCCACTAATACAGATACGATTAAAGTCCCGCTTGCAACACCAACACCGGTTAGTAGTAACGCAATAAATCAAAAAGCAACTCAGCCGTTAATTGACCATGCTGTCAATATCACGGTAAGTGACAACGACGTAGCAAAAGCTACGACTACAGTTACCGGTTCGCTTGCAAGCCAAGCAAACAGTTTCGTAAAACAAGCCGTCTTCTCTTCGGAGTCTGCTCCTCCAATTCCACCAACCCAGCCAAACATCTTGGTCGGTCAAGTGATGGATGGTGCCGGAAAAATAATTAGTGGGGCAATTCTGGAAATACGAGATGAAGACAATCGCCCGGTAAGAGCTCTAAAAAGCAATACGCTTGGACATTTTGGCATTGTAACACCACTGCCAAGCGGTACATACGAAATTATTACAGAAAAGGAAGGGTTAATGTTTGATCCTGTAAAACTAAACGTAACCGGATCTCTAATCGACCCAATAGCAATAACGGCGACAAACAGCAATTTAACCAACTAA
- a CDS encoding ATP-binding protein, whose product MKLFGKKNTQKETEVHNVVDPTPETDGKTPQQKLVNQIQDKTSKSNKEGGITRDEFVKPKFRDPISEILDKDANVLDVVAPQEIEVDFNHLRINNVYFRTLFIAGYPRYVSPGWLEQIINFNASLDIAFFVYPVEIKGILEDFRHKIAEMEAEIITDLERGKIVNPSTQAKLDDARMLQESLVKGVEHFFEFGFYITIRAADIEQLNFVTRQVASTLQSLLAIPRNATLDMNNGFLSTSPLGLDRLNITRNMDTTSLATTFPLTSTELTSDSGILYGINPQNDSFIIFDRFSLENHNMTVFATSGAGKSYFVKLESVRSLMLGVEIIAVDPESEYKVLADAVDGQYIDFSFSSPQRINPFDLSQIYEEGENNLGLKILSLHSLFKIIMGSLNAQQDAMLDRALVATYKAKGITQDPETQKKEPPLMEDLYKALIGMEVETALDLAARIEKFVKGSYVGIFDQHTNIEINNPFTVFGVRELRDELRPIAMFIILDFIWTKVKRDMRKRILIVDEAWHMMRYEDSAQFLWSIVKRARKYYLGLTTITQDVEDFLAQDIGKAIVTNSALRILLKQSPAAIDRIGDVFYLSQGERQLLLGANIGEGIFFAGNHHVPIRIVASPEEHGLITTNPREILQKQKNTVIKQNNQIPSPSTINAIRQTDVGTNIIK is encoded by the coding sequence ATGAAACTGTTTGGTAAAAAAAATACTCAGAAAGAGACGGAGGTGCACAATGTTGTTGATCCCACTCCCGAAACAGACGGAAAAACTCCGCAACAGAAGTTGGTTAATCAAATCCAAGATAAAACATCCAAATCAAACAAAGAAGGAGGAATAACTCGCGACGAATTTGTAAAACCAAAGTTCCGCGATCCGATATCCGAAATTCTCGACAAGGATGCAAATGTCCTCGATGTGGTTGCCCCTCAAGAAATAGAGGTTGATTTTAACCATCTTAGAATTAACAATGTCTATTTTCGCACGCTATTTATTGCAGGTTACCCACGCTATGTTTCACCTGGATGGTTAGAGCAAATTATTAATTTTAACGCTTCATTAGATATTGCCTTTTTTGTCTATCCGGTTGAAATAAAAGGTATTCTTGAAGATTTCAGACACAAAATCGCCGAAATGGAAGCCGAAATCATAACCGATTTGGAACGCGGTAAAATTGTCAACCCTTCAACACAGGCAAAGTTGGATGACGCCCGGATGTTACAAGAGTCTCTTGTAAAAGGGGTTGAACATTTTTTTGAATTTGGATTTTATATAACAATTAGAGCAGCAGATATTGAACAATTAAATTTCGTAACAAGACAGGTTGCATCCACTCTTCAGTCACTGCTTGCTATTCCAAGAAATGCAACACTTGATATGAACAACGGATTTTTGTCAACTTCTCCTCTTGGACTTGATAGGTTAAATATCACCAGAAACATGGATACTACCTCCCTTGCTACTACTTTCCCTCTTACGTCCACAGAACTAACCAGTGACAGCGGAATATTGTATGGTATTAATCCCCAGAATGACTCTTTCATTATTTTTGACAGATTCTCTTTGGAAAATCACAACATGACAGTGTTTGCGACTTCCGGAGCAGGAAAAAGCTATTTTGTAAAATTGGAATCCGTGCGATCACTCATGCTTGGTGTTGAAATCATCGCTGTTGATCCCGAATCCGAATACAAAGTACTCGCCGATGCTGTTGATGGACAGTATATTGATTTCTCTTTCAGCTCACCGCAAAGAATTAATCCATTTGATTTGTCACAGATTTACGAGGAGGGTGAAAATAATTTGGGCCTAAAGATTTTGTCATTGCACTCACTCTTTAAAATTATTATGGGAAGCTTAAACGCCCAACAAGACGCCATGCTCGACCGAGCTCTTGTTGCAACTTACAAAGCCAAGGGAATCACCCAAGACCCAGAAACTCAAAAGAAAGAACCTCCGCTGATGGAAGATCTTTACAAGGCGTTAATCGGCATGGAAGTCGAAACCGCACTCGACCTGGCTGCGCGTATCGAAAAATTTGTTAAAGGAAGTTATGTTGGAATTTTTGACCAACACACCAACATTGAAATCAACAACCCGTTTACGGTTTTTGGTGTCCGTGAATTACGGGACGAATTAAGACCGATTGCCATGTTTATTATTCTTGATTTTATTTGGACCAAAGTAAAAAGAGATATGAGAAAACGTATTCTAATTGTCGACGAAGCATGGCATATGATGAGGTACGAAGACAGTGCACAATTCCTATGGTCGATCGTAAAAAGAGCGAGAAAGTACTATCTTGGATTAACGACAATCACTCAAGACGTGGAGGATTTTTTGGCACAAGATATTGGTAAAGCTATTGTTACAAACAGTGCCCTTAGAATTCTCCTCAAGCAGTCTCCTGCCGCAATCGACCGCATTGGTGATGTGTTCTATTTATCTCAGGGAGAGAGGCAGTTACTGCTTGGAGCAAACATCGGAGAAGGAATATTTTTTGCCGGCAATCACCATGTTCCAATCCGTATTGTTGCATCACCTGAAGAACACGGCTTAATCACAACTAATCCAAGAGAGATTTTGCAAAAACAAAAAAATACAGTTATAAAACAAAATAATCAGATACCGTCACCAAGTACGATCAATGCAATCAGGCAAACAGATGTCGGTACAAATATTATAAAATAA
- a CDS encoding SAM-dependent methyltransferase gives MKRDFFYGNNAPYVPSDADVVERVMEMAEVKKGDVVYDLGAGDGRFVLAAAMKGASAVGVELNLLRSIYARVWFRILRIDKTAKIIRQDIFKTDLSKATVVICYLLQETNDALQKKLEKELKPGTKVISIAFKFAGWKEVKFDGRGVVYGPIRMYEIE, from the coding sequence GTGAAACGTGACTTTTTTTACGGAAACAACGCTCCGTATGTGCCATCCGACGCGGATGTGGTTGAAAGAGTAATGGAGATGGCTGAAGTTAAGAAGGGTGATGTTGTTTATGATCTAGGCGCAGGAGATGGTAGATTTGTTTTAGCTGCAGCCATGAAAGGTGCAAGCGCTGTGGGAGTAGAACTCAATTTACTAAGAAGCATATATGCTAGGGTTTGGTTTAGAATACTTAGAATCGACAAGACAGCTAAAATTATAAGGCAAGATATTTTTAAGACAGATTTATCGAAAGCAACAGTTGTAATTTGTTATTTGCTTCAGGAAACTAACGATGCTTTGCAAAAAAAGTTGGAAAAGGAATTAAAACCAGGCACCAAAGTGATTTCTATTGCTTTTAAGTTTGCGGGTTGGAAAGAAGTGAAGTTTGATGGAAGGGGAGTTGTTTACGGTCCAATTAGAATGTACGAAATTGAATGA